The following coding sequences are from one Mugil cephalus isolate CIBA_MC_2020 chromosome 9, CIBA_Mcephalus_1.1, whole genome shotgun sequence window:
- the septin4b gene encoding septin 4b isoform X1: MENSSSNNRFRSAMFNHDDEIAECSLAPVAMEDSDHEPLSSDEHDSCPASPNHSKEHDDAEQHSSHSEDSEVESILHDPQHHGGRGPPHHHHHNHHGHEAHDADREAEGEDRPHTPSYLRPPVAGRAQSDSGSDPSLPHSRSVEFDLSSSVSPSRPKSPWGRFDPYDNHEDQDKEYVGFATLPNQVHRKSVKKGFDFTLMVAGESGLGKSTLVNSLFLTDLYKDRKLLNAEERITQTVEITKHTVDIEEKGVKLKLTIVDTPGFGDAVNNTECWKSVADYIDQQFEQYFRDESGLNRKNIQDNRVHCCLYFISPFGHGLRPLDVEFMKALHEKVNIVPVLAKADTLTPTEVKKKKFKIREEIEQYGIKIYQFPDCDSDEDEEFKQQDLELKVSAKEYQESIPFAVIGSNTVVEAKGKRVRGRLYPWGIVEVENSAHCDFVKLRNMLVRTHMQDLKDVTRETHYENYRAQCIQSMTRMVVKERNRNKLTRESGTDFPIPVVPGVTESETEKLIREKDEELRRMQEMLQRMQDHLIIQKDAY; the protein is encoded by the exons ATTGCAGAGTGCTCTTTAGCCCCAGTCGCAATGGAGGACAGTGACCACGAGCCTCTGTCTTCAGACGAGCACGACTCCTGCCCTGCCTCCCCTAATCACAGCAAGGAGCATGATGATGCTGAACAG CATTCAAGCCATTCTGAGGACTCAGAAGTGGAGAGCATTTTGCATGACCCTCAGCACCACGGAGGGCGCggccccccccaccaccaccaccacaaccatcATGGCCACGAGGCTCATGATGCAGACAGGGAGGCTGAGGGCGAAGACCGCCCCCACACCCCGTCTTACCTGCGGCCCCCCGTGGCCGGCAGGGCCCAGTCCGACTCGGGCTCGGACCCCAGTTTGCCACACAGCAGAAGCGTGGAGTTCGACCTGTCGTCCTCCGTCAGCCCCTCCAGGCCAAAGAGCCCCTGGGGCCGTTTCGATCCCTATGACAACCATGAG gACCAGGATAAGGAATATGTGGGTTTCGCCACGCTGCCGAACCAGGTGCACCGCAAGTCAGTCAAGAAAGGATTTGACTTCACGCTCATGGTGGCAG GTGAGTCTGGCCTGGGAAAGTCCACCCTGGTCAACAGTCTGTTTCTCACAGATCTGTACAAAGATAGGAAGCTGCTCAACGCTGAAG AGCGAATCACGCAAACAGTAGAAATCACCAAACACACGGTGGACATAGAGGAGAAAGGAGTCAAACTGAAGCTCACCATCGTGGACACACCTGGCTTTGGGGATGCTGTAAACAACACTGAATG CTGGAAGTCAGTGGCTGACTACATCGACCAGCAGTTTGAACAGTACTTCAGGGATGAGAGTGGCCTCAACCGCAAGAACATCCAGGACAACCGCGTACACTGCTGCCTCTATTTCATCTCACCCTTCGGCCACGG CCTTCGGCCTCTGGACGTAGAATTTATGAAGGCCCTTCATGAGAAGGTCAACATCGTCCCCGTCTTGGCCAAAGCAGACACGCTCACTCCTACTGAGGTCAAGAAAAAGAAGTTCAAG ATCAGAGAGGAGATTGAGCAGTACGGGATCAAGATCTACCAGTTCCCCGACTGTGattctgatgaagatgaagaattCAAGCAGCAAGACCTTGAGCTGAAGGTGAGCGCCaaggaataccag GAGAGCATTCCCTTCGCGGTAATTGGCAGCAACACGGTGGTGGAGGCCAAAGGGAAGAGGGTGCGAGGTCGTCTCTACCCCTGGGGCATCGTGGAAG TGGAGAACTCGGCGCACTGCGACTTCGTGAAGCTGAGGAACATGCTCGTTCGCACGCACATGCAAGACCTCAAGGACGTGACCCGGGAGACCCACTACGAGAACTACAGAGCGCAGTGCATCCAGAGCATGACCCGCATGGTGGTCAAGGAACGCAACCGCAA cAAACTGACCAGGGAGAGCGGCACGGACTTCCCCATCCCCGTGGTGCCCGGAGTGACGGAGAGCGAGACGGAAAAGCTCATCCGAGAGAAAGATGAGGAG CTGCGGCGGATGCAGGAGATGCTGCAGAGGATGCAGGATCATTTGATCATTCAGAAAGACGCCTATTAA
- the septin4b gene encoding septin 4b isoform X2, with translation MENSSSNNRFRSAMFNHDDEIAECSLAPVAMEDSDHEPLSSDEHDSCPASPNHSKEHDDAEQHSSHSEDSEVESILHDPQHHGGRGPPHHHHHNHHGHEAHDADREAEGEDRPHTPSYLRPPVAGRAQSDSGSDPSLPHSRSVEFDLSSSVSPSRPKSPWGRFDPYDNHEDQDKEYVGFATLPNQVHRKSVKKGFDFTLMVAGESGLGKSTLVNSLFLTDLYKDRKLLNAEERITQTVEITKHTVDIEEKGVKLKLTIVDTPGFGDAVNNTECWKSVADYIDQQFEQYFRDESGLNRKNIQDNRVHCCLYFISPFGHGLRPLDVEFMKALHEKVNIVPVLAKADTLTPTEVKKKKFKIREEIEQYGIKIYQFPDCDSDEDEEFKQQDLELKESIPFAVIGSNTVVEAKGKRVRGRLYPWGIVEVENSAHCDFVKLRNMLVRTHMQDLKDVTRETHYENYRAQCIQSMTRMVVKERNRNKLTRESGTDFPIPVVPGVTESETEKLIREKDEELRRMQEMLQRMQDHLIIQKDAY, from the exons ATTGCAGAGTGCTCTTTAGCCCCAGTCGCAATGGAGGACAGTGACCACGAGCCTCTGTCTTCAGACGAGCACGACTCCTGCCCTGCCTCCCCTAATCACAGCAAGGAGCATGATGATGCTGAACAG CATTCAAGCCATTCTGAGGACTCAGAAGTGGAGAGCATTTTGCATGACCCTCAGCACCACGGAGGGCGCggccccccccaccaccaccaccacaaccatcATGGCCACGAGGCTCATGATGCAGACAGGGAGGCTGAGGGCGAAGACCGCCCCCACACCCCGTCTTACCTGCGGCCCCCCGTGGCCGGCAGGGCCCAGTCCGACTCGGGCTCGGACCCCAGTTTGCCACACAGCAGAAGCGTGGAGTTCGACCTGTCGTCCTCCGTCAGCCCCTCCAGGCCAAAGAGCCCCTGGGGCCGTTTCGATCCCTATGACAACCATGAG gACCAGGATAAGGAATATGTGGGTTTCGCCACGCTGCCGAACCAGGTGCACCGCAAGTCAGTCAAGAAAGGATTTGACTTCACGCTCATGGTGGCAG GTGAGTCTGGCCTGGGAAAGTCCACCCTGGTCAACAGTCTGTTTCTCACAGATCTGTACAAAGATAGGAAGCTGCTCAACGCTGAAG AGCGAATCACGCAAACAGTAGAAATCACCAAACACACGGTGGACATAGAGGAGAAAGGAGTCAAACTGAAGCTCACCATCGTGGACACACCTGGCTTTGGGGATGCTGTAAACAACACTGAATG CTGGAAGTCAGTGGCTGACTACATCGACCAGCAGTTTGAACAGTACTTCAGGGATGAGAGTGGCCTCAACCGCAAGAACATCCAGGACAACCGCGTACACTGCTGCCTCTATTTCATCTCACCCTTCGGCCACGG CCTTCGGCCTCTGGACGTAGAATTTATGAAGGCCCTTCATGAGAAGGTCAACATCGTCCCCGTCTTGGCCAAAGCAGACACGCTCACTCCTACTGAGGTCAAGAAAAAGAAGTTCAAG ATCAGAGAGGAGATTGAGCAGTACGGGATCAAGATCTACCAGTTCCCCGACTGTGattctgatgaagatgaagaattCAAGCAGCAAGACCTTGAGCTGAAG GAGAGCATTCCCTTCGCGGTAATTGGCAGCAACACGGTGGTGGAGGCCAAAGGGAAGAGGGTGCGAGGTCGTCTCTACCCCTGGGGCATCGTGGAAG TGGAGAACTCGGCGCACTGCGACTTCGTGAAGCTGAGGAACATGCTCGTTCGCACGCACATGCAAGACCTCAAGGACGTGACCCGGGAGACCCACTACGAGAACTACAGAGCGCAGTGCATCCAGAGCATGACCCGCATGGTGGTCAAGGAACGCAACCGCAA cAAACTGACCAGGGAGAGCGGCACGGACTTCCCCATCCCCGTGGTGCCCGGAGTGACGGAGAGCGAGACGGAAAAGCTCATCCGAGAGAAAGATGAGGAG CTGCGGCGGATGCAGGAGATGCTGCAGAGGATGCAGGATCATTTGATCATTCAGAAAGACGCCTATTAA
- the septin4b gene encoding septin 4b isoform X3, whose translation MENSSSNNRFRSAMFNHDDEDQDKEYVGFATLPNQVHRKSVKKGFDFTLMVAGESGLGKSTLVNSLFLTDLYKDRKLLNAEERITQTVEITKHTVDIEEKGVKLKLTIVDTPGFGDAVNNTECWKSVADYIDQQFEQYFRDESGLNRKNIQDNRVHCCLYFISPFGHGLRPLDVEFMKALHEKVNIVPVLAKADTLTPTEVKKKKFKIREEIEQYGIKIYQFPDCDSDEDEEFKQQDLELKVSAKEYQESIPFAVIGSNTVVEAKGKRVRGRLYPWGIVEVENSAHCDFVKLRNMLVRTHMQDLKDVTRETHYENYRAQCIQSMTRMVVKERNRNKLTRESGTDFPIPVVPGVTESETEKLIREKDEELRRMQEMLQRMQDHLIIQKDAY comes from the exons gACCAGGATAAGGAATATGTGGGTTTCGCCACGCTGCCGAACCAGGTGCACCGCAAGTCAGTCAAGAAAGGATTTGACTTCACGCTCATGGTGGCAG GTGAGTCTGGCCTGGGAAAGTCCACCCTGGTCAACAGTCTGTTTCTCACAGATCTGTACAAAGATAGGAAGCTGCTCAACGCTGAAG AGCGAATCACGCAAACAGTAGAAATCACCAAACACACGGTGGACATAGAGGAGAAAGGAGTCAAACTGAAGCTCACCATCGTGGACACACCTGGCTTTGGGGATGCTGTAAACAACACTGAATG CTGGAAGTCAGTGGCTGACTACATCGACCAGCAGTTTGAACAGTACTTCAGGGATGAGAGTGGCCTCAACCGCAAGAACATCCAGGACAACCGCGTACACTGCTGCCTCTATTTCATCTCACCCTTCGGCCACGG CCTTCGGCCTCTGGACGTAGAATTTATGAAGGCCCTTCATGAGAAGGTCAACATCGTCCCCGTCTTGGCCAAAGCAGACACGCTCACTCCTACTGAGGTCAAGAAAAAGAAGTTCAAG ATCAGAGAGGAGATTGAGCAGTACGGGATCAAGATCTACCAGTTCCCCGACTGTGattctgatgaagatgaagaattCAAGCAGCAAGACCTTGAGCTGAAGGTGAGCGCCaaggaataccag GAGAGCATTCCCTTCGCGGTAATTGGCAGCAACACGGTGGTGGAGGCCAAAGGGAAGAGGGTGCGAGGTCGTCTCTACCCCTGGGGCATCGTGGAAG TGGAGAACTCGGCGCACTGCGACTTCGTGAAGCTGAGGAACATGCTCGTTCGCACGCACATGCAAGACCTCAAGGACGTGACCCGGGAGACCCACTACGAGAACTACAGAGCGCAGTGCATCCAGAGCATGACCCGCATGGTGGTCAAGGAACGCAACCGCAA cAAACTGACCAGGGAGAGCGGCACGGACTTCCCCATCCCCGTGGTGCCCGGAGTGACGGAGAGCGAGACGGAAAAGCTCATCCGAGAGAAAGATGAGGAG CTGCGGCGGATGCAGGAGATGCTGCAGAGGATGCAGGATCATTTGATCATTCAGAAAGACGCCTATTAA
- the septin4b gene encoding septin 4b isoform X4, producing MAICRADQDKEYVGFATLPNQVHRKSVKKGFDFTLMVAGESGLGKSTLVNSLFLTDLYKDRKLLNAEERITQTVEITKHTVDIEEKGVKLKLTIVDTPGFGDAVNNTECWKSVADYIDQQFEQYFRDESGLNRKNIQDNRVHCCLYFISPFGHGLRPLDVEFMKALHEKVNIVPVLAKADTLTPTEVKKKKFKIREEIEQYGIKIYQFPDCDSDEDEEFKQQDLELKVSAKEYQESIPFAVIGSNTVVEAKGKRVRGRLYPWGIVEVENSAHCDFVKLRNMLVRTHMQDLKDVTRETHYENYRAQCIQSMTRMVVKERNRNKLTRESGTDFPIPVVPGVTESETEKLIREKDEELRRMQEMLQRMQDHLIIQKDAY from the exons gACCAGGATAAGGAATATGTGGGTTTCGCCACGCTGCCGAACCAGGTGCACCGCAAGTCAGTCAAGAAAGGATTTGACTTCACGCTCATGGTGGCAG GTGAGTCTGGCCTGGGAAAGTCCACCCTGGTCAACAGTCTGTTTCTCACAGATCTGTACAAAGATAGGAAGCTGCTCAACGCTGAAG AGCGAATCACGCAAACAGTAGAAATCACCAAACACACGGTGGACATAGAGGAGAAAGGAGTCAAACTGAAGCTCACCATCGTGGACACACCTGGCTTTGGGGATGCTGTAAACAACACTGAATG CTGGAAGTCAGTGGCTGACTACATCGACCAGCAGTTTGAACAGTACTTCAGGGATGAGAGTGGCCTCAACCGCAAGAACATCCAGGACAACCGCGTACACTGCTGCCTCTATTTCATCTCACCCTTCGGCCACGG CCTTCGGCCTCTGGACGTAGAATTTATGAAGGCCCTTCATGAGAAGGTCAACATCGTCCCCGTCTTGGCCAAAGCAGACACGCTCACTCCTACTGAGGTCAAGAAAAAGAAGTTCAAG ATCAGAGAGGAGATTGAGCAGTACGGGATCAAGATCTACCAGTTCCCCGACTGTGattctgatgaagatgaagaattCAAGCAGCAAGACCTTGAGCTGAAGGTGAGCGCCaaggaataccag GAGAGCATTCCCTTCGCGGTAATTGGCAGCAACACGGTGGTGGAGGCCAAAGGGAAGAGGGTGCGAGGTCGTCTCTACCCCTGGGGCATCGTGGAAG TGGAGAACTCGGCGCACTGCGACTTCGTGAAGCTGAGGAACATGCTCGTTCGCACGCACATGCAAGACCTCAAGGACGTGACCCGGGAGACCCACTACGAGAACTACAGAGCGCAGTGCATCCAGAGCATGACCCGCATGGTGGTCAAGGAACGCAACCGCAA cAAACTGACCAGGGAGAGCGGCACGGACTTCCCCATCCCCGTGGTGCCCGGAGTGACGGAGAGCGAGACGGAAAAGCTCATCCGAGAGAAAGATGAGGAG CTGCGGCGGATGCAGGAGATGCTGCAGAGGATGCAGGATCATTTGATCATTCAGAAAGACGCCTATTAA
- the mnta gene encoding max-binding protein MNT isoform X2 yields the protein MSIETLLEAAKFLELQAQQQQKAREDELKEKLRLQQLTELRHSDVNCNSTTHINNVSKAEELHSECRPAPIPPSLPPPSMPITVIPIPVVTPNHTGSPTLPVATLSPPAAPPLASPKRDPHSPQEQSAAALLCSPQPKPDHSNVVTTNHKPLIQNHHHPQLITPTNNAKLQQQAHQQLLQRYPGSIVSSQQQHALLPHAAHVLQQAPLQNGPISRGSPPDDGRLDGKKRPGGRAHLKECFETLKKNIPNIDEKKTSNLSVLRSALRYIQTLKRKEKEYEHDMERLAREKIATQQRLAELKNDLSQWMDVIEIDRVLRQTVQPEEDQASTSTASECEDIMDDDLDEEAAPREPSASPTVPPTMKPELHKTATPAQTPALTPATTTTTSFITQHISIQHKAPLQQPQVQLLPPVTPPQPLSKPAAPPALAATTSSTPVTPSQPLIPAQAQMVTTPSLHPTVIAHASVSHPSVIQAVNHVIQGGGPKHIAHLAPSTTSSVQLATGHQHISHITVHPVAHLSQHIPTLYSQPVAVTQPAVVGHITHTLNHAHPHINGAASAQPAATIVGKQTAVSTQMMAHHPQLVGQTVLNPVTMVTMPSFPISTLKLS from the exons ATGAGCATCGAAACGCTCCTGGAAGCAGCCAAGTTTTTGGAATTGCAAGCCcagcaacaacagaaagcaCGTG AGGATGAACTAAAGGAAAAGCTGCGTCTGCAGCAGCTGACAGAGCTGAGGCACTCGGACGTTAACTGTAACTCAACAACACACATCAACAATGTTTCTAAAGCAGAGGAGCTCCACAGCGAGTGCCGCCCTGCACCCATACCGCcgtctctgcctcctccctccatgCCCATCACGGTCATCCCCATCCCAGTGGTCACTCCCAACCACACGGGCTCACCCACCCTGCCTGTCGCCACGCTCTCTCCCCCGGCTGCTCCTCCGCTGGCCTCCCCTAAGAGAGACCCCCACTCCCCGCAGGAGCAGAGCGCCGCGGCTCTGCTGTGCTCTCCACAACCCAAACCTGACCACTCGAACGTGGTGACCACCAACCACAAGCCACTGATccagaaccaccaccacccgcaGCTCATCACCCCAACTAACAACGCTAAACTGCAACAGCAGGCACACCAGCAGCTGCTCCAGCGCTATCCCGGCTCCATCGTCTCGTCCCAGCAGCAGCACGCCTTGCTCCCCCATGCGGCCCACGTACTTCAGCAGGCTCCCCTACAGAACGGCCCCATCAGCCGGGGGAGTCCGCCTGATGACGGCCGCCTAGACGGCAAGAAGAGACCTGGAGG ACGAGCACATTTGAAGGAGTGCTTTGAAACTCTGAAGAAGAACATCCCGAACATCGATGAGAAGAAAACCTCCAACCTGAGTGTGCTGAGAAGTGCGCTGAGATACATTCAG ACGTTAAAGCGTAAAGAGAAGGAGTACGAGCACGACATGGAGCGACTGGCCAGAGAGAAGATCGCGACCCAGCAGCGACTAGCGGAGCTGAAGAACGACCTGAGCCAGTGGATGGACGTGATAGAGATTGACCGTGTCCTCAGACAGACGGTGCAGCCTGAGGAGGACCAGGCCTCAACCTCCACCGCCTCAG AATGTGAAGACATCATGGACGACGATCTAGATGAAGAGGCCGCGCCGAGAGAGCCGTCGGCCTCGCCCACCGTGCCTCCGACCATGAAACCCGAGCTGCACAAGACTGCAACACCCGCTCAGACCCCAGCTCTGACgcccgccaccaccaccactacctcCTTCATCACCCAGCACATCTCCATCCAGCACAAAGCCCCTCTGCAGCAGCCCCAGGTCCAGCTGCTGCCCCCGGTGACTCCTCCGCAGCCGCTGTCCAAGCCCGCGGCCCCGCCCGCGCTCGCAGCCACTACATCCAGCACTCCCGTCACCCCGAGCCAGCCCCTGATCCCCGCCCAGGCGCAGATGGTGACCACGCCCAGTCTGCACCCCACGGTCATCGCCCACGCTTCGGTGTCCCACCCCTCAGTCATTCAGGCAGTCAACCACGTCATCCAGGGAGGGGGTCCCAAACACATCGCCCACCTGGCGCCCTCCACCACTAGCTCGGTGCAGTTAGCCACGGGCCACCAGCACATCAGCCACATCACCGTGCACCCGGTGGCTCACCTGAGCCAGCACATACCCACCCTCTACTCTCAACCGGTGGCCGTCACACAGCCAGCTGTGGTCGGTCACATCACTCACACGTTGAACCACGCCCACCCCCACATCAACGGCGCCGCGTCGGCCCAGCCAGCTGCCACCATAGTTGGTAAGCAGACAGCAGTGAGCACCCAAATGATGGCGCACCACCCACAGTTGGTGGGTCAGACGGTGCTTAACCCTGTGACCATGGTGACCATGCCCTCTTTCCCCATCAGCACTCTGAAGCTGAGCTGA
- the mnta gene encoding max-binding protein MNT isoform X1, whose translation MSIETLLEAAKFLELQAQQQQKAREDELKEKLRLQQLTELRHSDVNCNSTTHINNVSKAEELHSECRPAPIPPSLPPPSMPITVIPIPVVTPNHTGSPTLPVATLSPPAAPPLASPKRDPHSPQEQSAAALLCSPQPKPDHSNVVTTNHKPLIQNHHHPQLITPTNNAKLQQQAHQQLLQRYPGSIVSSQQQHALLPHAAHVLQQAPLQNGPISRGSPPDDGRLDGKKRPGGTGTREVHNKLEKNRRAHLKECFETLKKNIPNIDEKKTSNLSVLRSALRYIQTLKRKEKEYEHDMERLAREKIATQQRLAELKNDLSQWMDVIEIDRVLRQTVQPEEDQASTSTASECEDIMDDDLDEEAAPREPSASPTVPPTMKPELHKTATPAQTPALTPATTTTTSFITQHISIQHKAPLQQPQVQLLPPVTPPQPLSKPAAPPALAATTSSTPVTPSQPLIPAQAQMVTTPSLHPTVIAHASVSHPSVIQAVNHVIQGGGPKHIAHLAPSTTSSVQLATGHQHISHITVHPVAHLSQHIPTLYSQPVAVTQPAVVGHITHTLNHAHPHINGAASAQPAATIVGKQTAVSTQMMAHHPQLVGQTVLNPVTMVTMPSFPISTLKLS comes from the exons ATGAGCATCGAAACGCTCCTGGAAGCAGCCAAGTTTTTGGAATTGCAAGCCcagcaacaacagaaagcaCGTG AGGATGAACTAAAGGAAAAGCTGCGTCTGCAGCAGCTGACAGAGCTGAGGCACTCGGACGTTAACTGTAACTCAACAACACACATCAACAATGTTTCTAAAGCAGAGGAGCTCCACAGCGAGTGCCGCCCTGCACCCATACCGCcgtctctgcctcctccctccatgCCCATCACGGTCATCCCCATCCCAGTGGTCACTCCCAACCACACGGGCTCACCCACCCTGCCTGTCGCCACGCTCTCTCCCCCGGCTGCTCCTCCGCTGGCCTCCCCTAAGAGAGACCCCCACTCCCCGCAGGAGCAGAGCGCCGCGGCTCTGCTGTGCTCTCCACAACCCAAACCTGACCACTCGAACGTGGTGACCACCAACCACAAGCCACTGATccagaaccaccaccacccgcaGCTCATCACCCCAACTAACAACGCTAAACTGCAACAGCAGGCACACCAGCAGCTGCTCCAGCGCTATCCCGGCTCCATCGTCTCGTCCCAGCAGCAGCACGCCTTGCTCCCCCATGCGGCCCACGTACTTCAGCAGGCTCCCCTACAGAACGGCCCCATCAGCCGGGGGAGTCCGCCTGATGACGGCCGCCTAGACGGCAAGAAGAGACCTGGAGG GACGGGCACAAGAGAAGTGCACAACAAGCTGGAGAAAAACAG ACGAGCACATTTGAAGGAGTGCTTTGAAACTCTGAAGAAGAACATCCCGAACATCGATGAGAAGAAAACCTCCAACCTGAGTGTGCTGAGAAGTGCGCTGAGATACATTCAG ACGTTAAAGCGTAAAGAGAAGGAGTACGAGCACGACATGGAGCGACTGGCCAGAGAGAAGATCGCGACCCAGCAGCGACTAGCGGAGCTGAAGAACGACCTGAGCCAGTGGATGGACGTGATAGAGATTGACCGTGTCCTCAGACAGACGGTGCAGCCTGAGGAGGACCAGGCCTCAACCTCCACCGCCTCAG AATGTGAAGACATCATGGACGACGATCTAGATGAAGAGGCCGCGCCGAGAGAGCCGTCGGCCTCGCCCACCGTGCCTCCGACCATGAAACCCGAGCTGCACAAGACTGCAACACCCGCTCAGACCCCAGCTCTGACgcccgccaccaccaccactacctcCTTCATCACCCAGCACATCTCCATCCAGCACAAAGCCCCTCTGCAGCAGCCCCAGGTCCAGCTGCTGCCCCCGGTGACTCCTCCGCAGCCGCTGTCCAAGCCCGCGGCCCCGCCCGCGCTCGCAGCCACTACATCCAGCACTCCCGTCACCCCGAGCCAGCCCCTGATCCCCGCCCAGGCGCAGATGGTGACCACGCCCAGTCTGCACCCCACGGTCATCGCCCACGCTTCGGTGTCCCACCCCTCAGTCATTCAGGCAGTCAACCACGTCATCCAGGGAGGGGGTCCCAAACACATCGCCCACCTGGCGCCCTCCACCACTAGCTCGGTGCAGTTAGCCACGGGCCACCAGCACATCAGCCACATCACCGTGCACCCGGTGGCTCACCTGAGCCAGCACATACCCACCCTCTACTCTCAACCGGTGGCCGTCACACAGCCAGCTGTGGTCGGTCACATCACTCACACGTTGAACCACGCCCACCCCCACATCAACGGCGCCGCGTCGGCCCAGCCAGCTGCCACCATAGTTGGTAAGCAGACAGCAGTGAGCACCCAAATGATGGCGCACCACCCACAGTTGGTGGGTCAGACGGTGCTTAACCCTGTGACCATGGTGACCATGCCCTCTTTCCCCATCAGCACTCTGAAGCTGAGCTGA
- the mnta gene encoding max-binding protein MNT isoform X3 → MSIETLLEAAKFLELQAQQQQKAREDELKEKLRLQQLTELRHSDVNCNSTTHINNVSKAEELHSECRPAPIPPSLPPPSMPITVIPIPVVTPNHTGSPTLPVATLSPPAAPPLASPKRDPHSPQEQSAAALLCSPQPKPDHSNVVTTNHKPLIQNHHHPQLITPTNNAKLQQQAHQQLLQRYPGSIVSSQQQHALLPHAAHVLQQAPLQNGPISRGSPPDDGRLDGKKRPGGTGTREVHNKLEKNRRAHLKECFETLKKNIPNIDEKKTSNLSVLRSALRYIQTLKRKEKEYEHDMERLAREKIATQQRLAELKNDLSQWMDVIEIDRVLRQTVQPEEDQASTSTASECEDIMDDDLDEEAAPREPSASPTVPPTMKPELHKTATPAQTPALTPATTTTTSFITQHISIQHKAPLQQPQVQLLPPVTPPQPLSKPAAPPALAATTSSTPVTPSQPLIPAQAQMVTTPSLHPTVIAHASVSHPSVIQAVNHVIQGGGPKHIAHLAPSTTSSVQLATGHQHISHITVHPVAHLSQHIPTLYSQPVAVTQPAVVGHITHTLNHAHPHINGAASAQPAATIVAL, encoded by the exons ATGAGCATCGAAACGCTCCTGGAAGCAGCCAAGTTTTTGGAATTGCAAGCCcagcaacaacagaaagcaCGTG AGGATGAACTAAAGGAAAAGCTGCGTCTGCAGCAGCTGACAGAGCTGAGGCACTCGGACGTTAACTGTAACTCAACAACACACATCAACAATGTTTCTAAAGCAGAGGAGCTCCACAGCGAGTGCCGCCCTGCACCCATACCGCcgtctctgcctcctccctccatgCCCATCACGGTCATCCCCATCCCAGTGGTCACTCCCAACCACACGGGCTCACCCACCCTGCCTGTCGCCACGCTCTCTCCCCCGGCTGCTCCTCCGCTGGCCTCCCCTAAGAGAGACCCCCACTCCCCGCAGGAGCAGAGCGCCGCGGCTCTGCTGTGCTCTCCACAACCCAAACCTGACCACTCGAACGTGGTGACCACCAACCACAAGCCACTGATccagaaccaccaccacccgcaGCTCATCACCCCAACTAACAACGCTAAACTGCAACAGCAGGCACACCAGCAGCTGCTCCAGCGCTATCCCGGCTCCATCGTCTCGTCCCAGCAGCAGCACGCCTTGCTCCCCCATGCGGCCCACGTACTTCAGCAGGCTCCCCTACAGAACGGCCCCATCAGCCGGGGGAGTCCGCCTGATGACGGCCGCCTAGACGGCAAGAAGAGACCTGGAGG GACGGGCACAAGAGAAGTGCACAACAAGCTGGAGAAAAACAG ACGAGCACATTTGAAGGAGTGCTTTGAAACTCTGAAGAAGAACATCCCGAACATCGATGAGAAGAAAACCTCCAACCTGAGTGTGCTGAGAAGTGCGCTGAGATACATTCAG ACGTTAAAGCGTAAAGAGAAGGAGTACGAGCACGACATGGAGCGACTGGCCAGAGAGAAGATCGCGACCCAGCAGCGACTAGCGGAGCTGAAGAACGACCTGAGCCAGTGGATGGACGTGATAGAGATTGACCGTGTCCTCAGACAGACGGTGCAGCCTGAGGAGGACCAGGCCTCAACCTCCACCGCCTCAG AATGTGAAGACATCATGGACGACGATCTAGATGAAGAGGCCGCGCCGAGAGAGCCGTCGGCCTCGCCCACCGTGCCTCCGACCATGAAACCCGAGCTGCACAAGACTGCAACACCCGCTCAGACCCCAGCTCTGACgcccgccaccaccaccactacctcCTTCATCACCCAGCACATCTCCATCCAGCACAAAGCCCCTCTGCAGCAGCCCCAGGTCCAGCTGCTGCCCCCGGTGACTCCTCCGCAGCCGCTGTCCAAGCCCGCGGCCCCGCCCGCGCTCGCAGCCACTACATCCAGCACTCCCGTCACCCCGAGCCAGCCCCTGATCCCCGCCCAGGCGCAGATGGTGACCACGCCCAGTCTGCACCCCACGGTCATCGCCCACGCTTCGGTGTCCCACCCCTCAGTCATTCAGGCAGTCAACCACGTCATCCAGGGAGGGGGTCCCAAACACATCGCCCACCTGGCGCCCTCCACCACTAGCTCGGTGCAGTTAGCCACGGGCCACCAGCACATCAGCCACATCACCGTGCACCCGGTGGCTCACCTGAGCCAGCACATACCCACCCTCTACTCTCAACCGGTGGCCGTCACACAGCCAGCTGTGGTCGGTCACATCACTCACACGTTGAACCACGCCCACCCCCACATCAACGGCGCCGCGTCGGCCCAGCCAGCTGCCACCATAGTTG CACTCTGA